A genomic window from Massilia sp. METH4 includes:
- a CDS encoding nuclear transport factor 2 family protein has product MPKKQHNGSPAEVEAAFYDAMSRADVDALMALWADDEEIVCIQPNGLRLLGHRAIRESYEMLLEHGGVHIQPTQLHEMHNLMSAVHTVVEGTTVLRGDQGHLVATNVYLKTPKGWRIVAHHVSVAPGPTPSDTHSQVLH; this is encoded by the coding sequence ATGCCAAAGAAACAGCACAACGGCAGCCCCGCCGAGGTGGAAGCGGCCTTCTACGACGCGATGAGCCGCGCCGACGTGGACGCGCTGATGGCGCTGTGGGCGGACGACGAGGAAATCGTCTGCATCCAGCCGAACGGCCTGCGGCTGCTCGGCCACCGTGCCATCCGCGAGTCGTACGAGATGCTGCTGGAGCATGGCGGCGTACACATCCAGCCAACGCAACTGCACGAGATGCATAATCTGATGAGCGCCGTGCACACCGTGGTCGAAGGCACCACCGTGCTGCGGGGCGACCAGGGTCACCTGGTCGCCACCAATGTCTACCTGAAGACGCCGAAAGGCTGGCGCATCGTCGCGCACCACGTGTCGGTCGCGCCGGGCCCCACGCCCAGCGATACACACAGCCAGGTGCTTCACTAA
- a CDS encoding AzlC family ABC transporter permease, translating to MNDQDLATHDEAAWRDGVRTGLPTLFGIGAWGVVVGVAMIKSGLTLPQALGMTLLVFAGSAQLASLPLIAANAPVWVIFVTALVINLRFVIFSALLAPHFAALPWRKRLGLGFVSGDISVALYLQRYPDPEPAPGKVSFLKGLLYPNWAAWQAGSVVGILAGNAVPTEWGLGFAGTLAIICVLVPMVASRPALCGVLVAAGVSVLAAGLPYKLGLLAAVLVGMATAMIVEETGDKLRLKKKESRV from the coding sequence ATGAACGACCAGGACCTTGCCACCCACGATGAAGCCGCCTGGCGCGATGGCGTCCGCACCGGCTTGCCCACGCTGTTCGGCATCGGTGCCTGGGGCGTTGTCGTGGGCGTTGCCATGATCAAGTCGGGCCTGACGCTGCCGCAGGCGCTGGGCATGACCCTGCTCGTGTTCGCGGGATCGGCCCAGTTGGCGTCGCTGCCGCTGATCGCCGCCAATGCGCCGGTCTGGGTGATTTTTGTCACCGCCCTCGTCATCAACCTGCGTTTCGTGATCTTTTCCGCGCTGCTCGCGCCCCATTTCGCCGCGCTGCCGTGGCGCAAGCGCCTGGGCCTGGGTTTCGTTTCCGGCGACATTTCCGTGGCGCTATACCTGCAACGCTATCCCGATCCCGAGCCTGCTCCCGGCAAGGTCTCGTTCCTGAAAGGGCTGCTGTATCCGAACTGGGCGGCGTGGCAGGCCGGCTCCGTCGTCGGCATCCTGGCGGGCAACGCCGTGCCTACGGAATGGGGCCTGGGCTTTGCCGGCACCCTGGCCATCATCTGCGTGCTGGTGCCGATGGTGGCGAGCCGCCCCGCGCTGTGCGGCGTGCTCGTGGCGGCCGGCGTGTCCGTGCTCGCCGCCGGCCTGCCTTATAAACTGGGTTTGCTGGCGGCCGTGCTGGTGGGTATGGCGACGGCGATGATCGTCGAGGAAACGGGCGACAAGCTGCGCCTGAAGAAGAAGGAAAGCCGTGTCTGA
- a CDS encoding zinc-finger domain-containing protein: MTQATTPVELEGKDLPAYCPNPAMPLWSSHPRVFLDFAKNQEAKCPYCGTTYRLKPGTVVGHH; encoded by the coding sequence ATGACCCAAGCCACCACGCCAGTCGAACTCGAAGGTAAGGACCTGCCGGCATACTGCCCGAACCCGGCCATGCCGCTGTGGTCCTCGCACCCGCGCGTGTTCCTGGATTTCGCCAAGAACCAGGAAGCGAAGTGCCCTTACTGCGGTACCACGTATCGCCTGAAGCCGGGCACCGTGGTCGGCCACCACTGA
- a CDS encoding DUF2946 family protein: protein MDDIVKQAMAKWPNVPYCYGWLALDARGNWRMRDEHAQRNALPGDKLTNAALVAFIARNYQRDEQGNWYFQNGPQRVYVNLETTPFVARTDPAHGFVLHTGAPLEKVDAAFITEAGELILKSGEIVAQLDDRDVAEALSALEADGQRVSDEALLAWLEGNARLAPALHVSGSSVPLQRMDRAVVADRFGFRRTPSPAGRRRIPCPHRSSFGA, encoded by the coding sequence ATGGATGATATCGTCAAACAGGCCATGGCCAAGTGGCCGAACGTGCCCTACTGCTACGGCTGGCTTGCGCTCGATGCGCGCGGCAACTGGCGCATGCGCGATGAACACGCACAGCGCAATGCCCTCCCCGGCGACAAGCTGACCAATGCCGCGCTGGTGGCCTTCATTGCCCGCAATTACCAGCGGGACGAACAGGGCAACTGGTATTTCCAGAACGGTCCGCAGCGTGTGTACGTGAACCTGGAAACCACGCCCTTCGTTGCCCGCACCGATCCGGCCCACGGCTTCGTGCTGCACACGGGCGCGCCATTGGAGAAGGTCGACGCGGCCTTCATCACCGAAGCTGGCGAACTGATTTTGAAAAGCGGAGAGATCGTCGCCCAGCTGGACGACCGGGACGTGGCCGAGGCCCTGAGCGCCTTGGAAGCCGATGGCCAGCGTGTGAGCGATGAAGCGCTGCTGGCCTGGCTCGAAGGGAACGCCCGGTTGGCCCCTGCCCTGCACGTCAGCGGCAGTTCCGTGCCGTTGCAGCGAATGGATCGGGCCGTTGTAGCGGATCGATTCGGCTTCCGGAGAACGCCCAGCCCGGCCGGGCGACGTCGCATTCCTTGTCCTCATCGGTCAAGCTTTGGCGCTTGA
- the purE gene encoding 5-(carboxyamino)imidazole ribonucleotide mutase, translating to MADVQTQKANVKPLVGVIMGSSSDWDVMQHAVSMLKQFNIPFEAQVISAHRMPDEMFTYAETARSRGLRAIIAGAGGAAHLPGMVAAKTVVPVLGVPVPSKYLRGEDSLLSIVQMPKGVPVSTFAIGEAGAANAALTAIAIIATVDDALAAQLEAFRAQQTAAAKAMILPVNE from the coding sequence ATGGCCGACGTCCAGACTCAAAAGGCAAACGTGAAGCCGCTGGTCGGCGTGATCATGGGGTCGTCGTCGGACTGGGATGTGATGCAGCATGCCGTTTCGATGCTCAAGCAATTCAACATTCCGTTCGAAGCGCAGGTGATTTCCGCGCACCGCATGCCGGACGAGATGTTCACCTATGCCGAAACCGCCCGGTCGCGCGGCCTGCGCGCGATCATCGCCGGTGCCGGTGGTGCCGCCCACCTGCCGGGCATGGTCGCCGCGAAGACCGTGGTGCCCGTGCTGGGCGTGCCGGTGCCGTCGAAATACCTGCGCGGCGAGGATTCGCTGCTGTCCATCGTGCAGATGCCGAAGGGCGTGCCCGTGTCGACGTTCGCCATCGGCGAAGCCGGCGCCGCCAATGCCGCGCTCACCGCCATCGCCATCATCGCCACGGTCGACGATGCCCTGGCCGCCCAGCTGGAAGCGTTCCGCGCCCAGCAGACGGCCGCCGCGAAAGCCATGATCCTGCCAGTCAATGAGTAA
- the fba gene encoding class II fructose-bisphosphate aldolase (catalyzes the reversible aldol condensation of dihydroxyacetonephosphate and glyceraldehyde 3-phosphate in the Calvin cycle, glycolysis, and/or gluconeogenesis), with protein MSLVSMRQLLDHAAEHGYGLPAFNVNNLEQVQAIMAAADAVNSPVIMQASAGARKYAGEAFLRHLIDAAVEAYPHIPVVMHQDHGQSPAVCMAAIRSGFSSVMMDGSLEADGKSVASYEYNVEVSREVVKFAHSIGVTVEAELGVLGSLETMKGDKEDGHGADGTMTREQLLTDVNQAADFVQRTQCDALAIAIGTSHGAYKFTRKPTGDILAIDRIKEIHARIPNTHLVMHGSSSVPQELLAIIREFGGDMKETYGVPVEEIQEGIRHGVRKINIDTDIRLAMTAAIRKFMFQNPSKFDPRDYLKPARLAAEEVVKARFLAFGCEGRASQIKPIPLEKMAERYKAGELAQIVQ; from the coding sequence ATGTCCCTCGTATCCATGCGTCAACTGCTGGACCACGCCGCCGAACACGGCTATGGCTTGCCGGCATTCAACGTCAACAATCTGGAACAGGTGCAGGCCATCATGGCTGCCGCCGACGCCGTCAACAGCCCGGTGATCATGCAGGCTTCGGCCGGCGCCCGCAAATATGCCGGCGAAGCCTTCCTGCGCCACCTGATCGACGCGGCGGTGGAAGCCTACCCGCACATCCCCGTGGTGATGCACCAGGACCACGGCCAGTCGCCTGCCGTCTGCATGGCCGCGATCCGTTCCGGCTTCTCGTCCGTGATGATGGACGGCTCGCTGGAAGCGGACGGCAAGTCCGTCGCTTCCTATGAATACAACGTGGAAGTGTCGCGCGAAGTCGTGAAGTTCGCCCACTCGATCGGCGTGACCGTCGAAGCGGAACTGGGCGTGCTGGGCTCGCTCGAAACGATGAAGGGCGACAAGGAAGACGGCCACGGCGCGGATGGCACGATGACCCGCGAACAGCTGCTGACCGACGTGAACCAGGCTGCCGACTTCGTCCAGCGTACCCAGTGCGACGCGCTGGCGATCGCCATCGGCACCTCGCACGGCGCCTACAAGTTCACCCGCAAGCCCACCGGCGACATCCTGGCGATCGACCGCATCAAGGAAATCCACGCGCGCATCCCGAACACGCACCTGGTGATGCACGGTTCCTCGTCCGTACCGCAGGAACTGCTGGCGATCATCCGCGAATTCGGCGGCGACATGAAGGAAACCTATGGCGTGCCGGTAGAAGAGATCCAGGAAGGCATCCGCCACGGCGTTCGCAAGATCAATATCGACACCGACATCCGCCTGGCGATGACGGCGGCGATCCGCAAGTTCATGTTCCAGAACCCGTCCAAGTTCGACCCGCGCGACTACCTGAAGCCGGCCCGCCTGGCCGCGGAAGAAGTCGTGAAGGCCCGTTTCCTGGCATTCGGCTGCGAAGGCCGCGCCTCGCAAATCAAGCCGATCCCGCTGGAAAAGATGGCGGAACGCTACAAGGCCGGTGAATTGGCGCAGATTGTGCAGTAA
- the pyk gene encoding pyruvate kinase, with protein MSRGTKIVATIGPASTDLNVLIRMIRAGVDVVRLNFSHGKAQDHIDRANLVRQAAAECGREVAIMADMQGPKIRVGKFEGGKIDLANGDKFILDAKWGENGELGNQERVGLDYKALPNDLRGNDVLLLNDGLIVLVVDKVVGHEIYTTVKIGGELSNNKGINRQGGGLTAPALTAKDMEDIKTAMSFQADYLAISFPKSATDMAMARQLANIAGEPYGHKPQMIAKIERAEAIPALQEILNASDGIMVARGDLAVEVGNAAVPALQKRMIRMARESNKFAITATQMMESMIFNAVPTRAEVSDVANAVLDGTDAVMTSAETASGRYPVETVEMMAAVCVDAEQSEYNKLDADFLNARFTRIDQSIAYGALFTAHHLRVKAIVALTESGSTPLWMSRHNIDTPIFALTPSVSTQRKVSLYRNVRAHYLVQQGTSREVLKQAEDLLVEYGIAKKGDMIVVTWGEPMGKVGGTNALKIVKIGEFS; from the coding sequence ATGTCCCGTGGCACCAAAATCGTTGCAACCATCGGCCCCGCTTCCACCGACCTGAACGTTCTGATCCGCATGATCCGCGCCGGCGTGGACGTGGTGCGGCTGAACTTCTCGCACGGCAAGGCGCAAGATCATATCGATCGCGCCAACCTCGTGCGGCAGGCGGCGGCGGAGTGCGGGCGGGAAGTGGCGATCATGGCCGACATGCAGGGTCCGAAAATCCGCGTCGGCAAGTTCGAAGGCGGCAAGATCGACCTGGCCAACGGCGACAAGTTCATCCTCGATGCGAAGTGGGGCGAGAACGGCGAACTGGGCAACCAGGAGCGCGTGGGTCTCGACTACAAGGCGCTGCCGAACGACCTGCGCGGCAATGACGTGCTGCTGCTGAACGACGGCCTGATCGTGCTGGTGGTCGACAAGGTCGTCGGCCATGAGATCTACACCACGGTGAAGATCGGCGGCGAGCTGTCGAACAACAAGGGCATCAACCGCCAGGGCGGCGGCCTGACGGCGCCGGCGCTGACGGCGAAGGACATGGAAGACATCAAGACGGCGATGAGCTTCCAGGCCGACTATCTCGCCATCTCGTTCCCGAAAAGCGCCACCGATATGGCGATGGCGCGCCAGTTGGCCAATATTGCCGGCGAGCCGTACGGCCACAAGCCGCAGATGATCGCCAAGATCGAACGCGCGGAAGCCATTCCTGCGCTGCAGGAAATCCTCAATGCCTCCGACGGCATCATGGTCGCCCGCGGCGACCTGGCCGTGGAAGTGGGCAATGCCGCCGTGCCCGCGCTGCAAAAGCGCATGATCCGCATGGCGCGCGAATCGAACAAGTTCGCCATCACCGCCACGCAGATGATGGAATCGATGATCTTCAACGCGGTTCCCACGCGCGCCGAAGTGTCCGACGTGGCCAACGCCGTGCTCGATGGCACGGACGCCGTGATGACTTCCGCCGAAACCGCGTCCGGCCGCTACCCGGTCGAAACGGTGGAAATGATGGCCGCCGTGTGCGTGGATGCCGAACAATCCGAATACAACAAGCTGGACGCCGACTTCCTCAATGCGCGCTTCACCCGCATCGACCAGTCGATCGCCTACGGCGCCCTGTTCACCGCGCACCACCTGCGCGTGAAGGCGATCGTGGCGCTGACCGAATCGGGCTCCACGCCTCTGTGGATGAGCCGGCACAATATCGACACGCCGATCTTCGCGCTGACGCCTAGCGTGTCCACGCAGCGCAAGGTATCGTTGTACCGCAATGTGCGCGCGCACTACCTGGTGCAGCAGGGCACCAGCCGCGAAGTATTGAAACAGGCCGAAGACCTGCTGGTCGAATACGGCATCGCCAAGAAGGGCGACATGATCGTCGTAACCTGGGGCGAGCCGATGGGCAAGGTCGGCGGCACGAATGCACTGAAGATCGTCAAGATAGGCGAATTCTCATAA
- a CDS encoding phosphoribosylaminoimidazolesuccinocarboxamide synthase — protein sequence MKSLYQSSISSLPLLGHGKVRDNYAVGDDKILIVTTDRLSAFDVVMNEPIPGKGMVLNQMSDFWFEKLGHIVPNHLTGVAPESVVAPEEVEQVKGRAVVAKRLKPILVEAVVRGYIIGSGWKDYQATGSVCGIELPAGLRQADKLPEPLFTPAAKADLGEHDENISFAEMESRIGAELAAKMRDISIQLYKTAADYAATRGIIIADTKFEFGLDENGVMHLMDEVLTADSSRFWPADSYAPDMSPPSFDKQFVRDYLETLTEWKKTPPAPPLPAEVIEKTQAKYFEAIERLTGEKLKVE from the coding sequence ATGAAAAGCCTCTACCAATCCTCCATTTCCTCCCTGCCACTGTTGGGTCACGGCAAGGTCCGCGATAACTATGCCGTCGGCGACGACAAGATCCTGATCGTCACCACCGACCGCCTGTCCGCCTTCGACGTCGTGATGAACGAGCCGATCCCCGGCAAGGGCATGGTGCTGAACCAGATGAGCGACTTCTGGTTCGAGAAGCTCGGCCACATCGTGCCGAACCACCTGACCGGCGTGGCGCCGGAATCGGTCGTGGCACCGGAAGAAGTGGAACAGGTAAAGGGCCGCGCCGTGGTCGCCAAGCGGCTGAAACCGATCCTGGTGGAAGCCGTGGTGCGCGGCTACATCATCGGTTCGGGCTGGAAGGATTACCAGGCCACGGGCAGCGTGTGCGGCATCGAACTGCCGGCCGGCCTGCGCCAGGCCGATAAACTGCCGGAACCGCTGTTCACGCCGGCCGCCAAGGCCGACCTGGGCGAGCACGACGAGAACATCAGCTTCGCCGAGATGGAAAGCCGCATCGGTGCCGAACTGGCCGCCAAGATGCGCGACATCTCCATTCAACTGTACAAAACCGCTGCCGATTACGCGGCAACGCGCGGCATCATCATCGCCGACACCAAGTTCGAGTTCGGTCTGGATGAAAATGGCGTGATGCACCTGATGGATGAAGTGCTGACGGCCGATTCCTCGCGCTTCTGGCCGGCCGATTCGTATGCGCCGGACATGTCGCCGCCGTCGTTCGACAAGCAGTTCGTGCGCGACTACCTGGAAACGCTGACGGAATGGAAGAAGACCCCGCCGGCGCCGCCGCTGCCCGCCGAAGTCATCGAGAAAACGCAGGCCAAGTACTTCGAAGCGATCGAACGCCTGACCGGCGAGAAGCTGAAGGTGGAATAA
- a CDS encoding alpha/beta fold hydrolase has translation MNYPAPLWLPNGHFQTIYPATCLPKPAVPFRRERWDTPDGDFVDVDFVDGAPGKPFVVLFHGLEGSSDSHYCRALGKELMDRGWSGAIPHFRGCSGEPNLAPRFYHSGDAAEVDWVLRRLHPRATGKFYACGVSLGGNALLRWLGESQHQAEFVEAAVAVSAPLDLARGGEALSRGFNRLYQRMFLQTLKPKSAAKLKQFPGLFDLDALLAARDLYSFDNVVTAPLHGYRDTDDYWNRASARHVLPDITVPTLVLNALNDPFLPGIHLPRHASKHVVLDYPEEGGHVGFATGRLPGNLMWLPRRMIHFLEGGHSIGAPQSAPLWEASAHG, from the coding sequence ATGAACTACCCAGCTCCCCTCTGGCTCCCCAACGGCCATTTCCAGACGATCTACCCCGCCACCTGCCTGCCCAAGCCGGCCGTGCCCTTCCGCCGCGAGCGCTGGGATACCCCGGATGGCGACTTCGTCGACGTCGACTTTGTCGACGGCGCACCGGGCAAGCCCTTCGTGGTGCTGTTCCACGGGCTGGAAGGTTCGTCGGACAGCCACTACTGCCGCGCCCTCGGCAAGGAATTGATGGACCGCGGCTGGTCCGGCGCCATTCCCCATTTCCGCGGCTGCTCGGGCGAACCGAACCTGGCACCCCGCTTCTACCATTCGGGCGACGCGGCCGAGGTGGACTGGGTACTGCGCCGCCTGCATCCGCGCGCGACCGGCAAGTTCTACGCGTGCGGTGTTTCGCTGGGCGGCAATGCGCTGCTGCGCTGGCTGGGGGAGTCCCAGCATCAGGCGGAATTCGTGGAGGCGGCCGTCGCGGTGTCCGCGCCGCTGGACCTGGCGCGGGGCGGCGAAGCGCTGTCGCGCGGCTTCAACCGCCTGTACCAGCGTATGTTCCTGCAAACGCTCAAGCCCAAGTCCGCGGCCAAGCTGAAGCAGTTCCCCGGCCTGTTCGACCTGGACGCGCTGCTGGCGGCGCGCGACCTTTATTCGTTCGATAACGTGGTGACGGCCCCGCTGCACGGCTACCGCGACACGGACGATTACTGGAACCGCGCCAGCGCCAGGCACGTGCTGCCGGACATTACCGTGCCCACGCTCGTGCTGAACGCGCTGAACGACCCTTTCCTGCCGGGCATCCATCTGCCGCGCCATGCGTCGAAGCATGTAGTGCTCGATTATCCGGAGGAAGGCGGCCACGTGGGCTTCGCCACCGGCCGGCTGCCGGGCAACCTGATGTGGCTGCCCCGGCGGATGATCCATTTCCTGGAAGGCGGCCACAGCATCGGCGCGCCGCAATCGGCACCGTTATGGGAAGCTTCGGCGCATGGATGA
- a CDS encoding phosphoglycerate kinase, translating into MSFIRLQDLIAQNALQGKRVFIRADLNVPQDDAGNITEDTRIRASVPAIRDAVKAGAKVMVTSHLGRPTEGEFKQEDSLAPVAARLSELLGQPVELKQNWVDGAGLENLQDGQVVLLENVRVNKGEKKNADELAQKMAKLCDVYVNDAFGTAHRAEASTHGIAKFAPVAAAGPLLAAELDALGKALGAPARPLLAIVAGSKVSTKLSILKSLADKVDNLIVGGGIANTFMLAAGLKIGKSLAEPDLLEEAKAIIELMSKRGAQVPIPVDVVCAKEFSPTAAATVKDVADVADDDMILDIGPKTAEQLAEQIAAAGTIVWNGPVGVFEFDQFGEGTKTLALAIAESKAFSIAGGGDTLAAIAKYAITDKIGYISTGGGAFLEFLEGKTLPAVEVLAQRSGQ; encoded by the coding sequence ATGTCCTTCATTCGTCTCCAGGATTTGATCGCGCAGAATGCGCTGCAAGGCAAGCGGGTGTTCATCCGCGCCGACCTCAACGTGCCGCAGGATGATGCCGGCAATATCACCGAGGATACGCGCATTCGCGCATCCGTCCCGGCCATCCGGGATGCCGTGAAGGCTGGCGCGAAGGTGATGGTCACCTCCCACCTGGGCCGCCCGACCGAGGGCGAGTTCAAGCAGGAAGACAGCTTGGCCCCGGTGGCGGCCCGCCTGTCCGAGCTGCTCGGCCAGCCGGTGGAACTGAAACAGAACTGGGTCGACGGTGCCGGCCTGGAAAACCTGCAGGATGGCCAGGTCGTGCTGCTGGAAAACGTGCGCGTCAACAAGGGCGAGAAGAAGAATGCCGACGAACTGGCGCAGAAGATGGCCAAGCTGTGCGACGTGTACGTGAACGACGCCTTCGGCACCGCCCACCGCGCCGAAGCGTCCACGCACGGCATCGCGAAATTCGCGCCCGTCGCCGCCGCCGGCCCGCTGCTGGCCGCCGAACTGGATGCACTGGGCAAGGCGCTGGGTGCGCCGGCCCGTCCGCTGCTGGCCATCGTCGCCGGCTCGAAAGTCTCCACCAAGCTGTCCATCCTGAAATCCCTGGCCGACAAGGTCGACAACCTGATCGTGGGCGGCGGCATCGCCAATACCTTCATGCTGGCCGCCGGCCTGAAGATCGGCAAGTCGCTGGCCGAACCGGATCTGCTGGAAGAAGCCAAGGCCATTATCGAGCTGATGTCCAAGCGCGGCGCGCAAGTGCCGATCCCGGTGGACGTGGTGTGCGCCAAGGAGTTCTCGCCGACCGCCGCCGCCACCGTCAAGGACGTGGCGGACGTGGCCGACGACGACATGATCCTCGACATCGGCCCGAAAACGGCCGAGCAATTGGCCGAGCAGATTGCCGCCGCTGGCACGATCGTGTGGAACGGCCCGGTGGGCGTGTTCGAGTTCGACCAGTTCGGCGAAGGCACGAAGACGCTGGCGCTGGCGATTGCCGAATCGAAAGCCTTCTCCATTGCTGGGGGTGGCGATACTTTGGCGGCGATTGCAAAATACGCCATTACCGATAAAATTGGTTATATCTCCACCGGCGGCGGGGCCTTCCTGGAATTCCTGGAAGGCAAGACCCTGCCGGCAGTGGAAGTGCTTGCCCAGCGTAGTGGGCAGTAA
- a CDS encoding AzlD domain-containing protein, with amino-acid sequence MSDLEIWIVIGSLAVATAITRSGFWLVGHKITIPQRVQEMLRYAPSCALAAIIGPDLLTDGGVMNLDPLNARLLAGLASVAWFAWRRRMLETIVFGMLVFTALRLFH; translated from the coding sequence GTGTCTGACCTGGAAATCTGGATCGTCATCGGGTCGCTGGCGGTGGCCACCGCGATCACGCGCAGCGGCTTCTGGCTGGTCGGGCACAAGATCACGATCCCCCAGCGCGTGCAGGAAATGCTGCGCTACGCGCCGTCGTGCGCGCTGGCCGCGATCATCGGACCGGACTTGCTCACGGATGGCGGCGTGATGAACCTCGATCCACTCAACGCCAGGCTTCTCGCCGGCCTGGCGTCGGTGGCCTGGTTCGCCTGGCGCCGCCGCATGCTCGAGACCATCGTGTTCGGCATGCTGGTGTTCACGGCGCTGCGCTTATTTCACTAG